One Prodigiosinella aquatilis DNA window includes the following coding sequences:
- the hslO gene encoding Hsp33 family molecular chaperone HslO, giving the protein MAHHDQLHRYLFENHAVRGELVTVSDTFQRMLANYDYPVPVQRLLGEMLVATSLLTATLKFSGDITVQLQGDGPLKLAVINGNHQQKMRGVARLQGEIAEGSTLREMVGNGYLVITITPTEGERYQGVVGLDGEDVAACLENYFLQSEQLPTRLFIRTGKHENNMSAAGMLLQVLPTQGGNRDDFEHLSQLTDTVKSEELFSLPANDVLYRLYHQENVTLYEPQPITFSCQCSRERCADALMTLPETEVDDMLAQDGEIDMHCDYCGSHYIFSAADIQDIRHASVGNTLH; this is encoded by the coding sequence ATGGCCCATCATGACCAACTACATCGCTATCTGTTTGAAAATCACGCCGTTCGTGGCGAGTTAGTAACGGTAAGCGACACATTTCAGCGCATGCTGGCAAATTATGACTATCCAGTGCCGGTCCAGAGACTGCTGGGTGAAATGCTGGTTGCTACCAGTTTGCTAACCGCCACACTAAAATTCAGCGGCGATATTACCGTACAGTTGCAAGGTGATGGCCCATTAAAACTAGCGGTGATTAATGGCAATCATCAGCAGAAAATGCGTGGTGTCGCCCGTCTGCAGGGAGAAATTGCCGAAGGCAGCACACTGCGGGAAATGGTCGGCAACGGTTATCTGGTGATTACCATTACACCAACCGAAGGTGAACGTTATCAGGGTGTCGTGGGGCTTGATGGAGAAGATGTCGCCGCCTGCCTGGAAAACTACTTCCTGCAGTCCGAACAGTTGCCGACTCGTCTGTTTATCCGCACCGGAAAACATGAAAACAACATGTCTGCTGCTGGTATGTTACTGCAAGTACTACCCACTCAGGGCGGCAACCGTGATGATTTCGAGCATCTGTCTCAGTTGACCGACACCGTAAAAAGTGAAGAATTGTTCTCTCTGCCAGCCAACGATGTACTTTACCGCCTGTATCATCAGGAAAACGTCACGCTGTATGAACCACAACCTATCACTTTTAGTTGCCAATGCTCCCGCGAGCGTTGTGCTGATGCACTAATGACGCTGCCAGAAACTGAAGTCGACGACATGCTGGCGCAGGATGGTGAAATTGACATGCACTGTGACTACTGTGGTAGCCATTACATTTTCAGCGCTGCCGATATACAAGACATTCGGCACGCCTCTGTTGGTAACACGCTACACTAA
- the hslR gene encoding ribosome-associated heat shock protein Hsp15 has translation MSKETQRDDDDSVRLDKWLWAARFYKTRAIAREMVEGGKIHYNGQRSKPSKLVELNAEIKLRQGNDERVVVVCALSAQRRSATQAQAMYQETPESIEKREKLAQARKMNTLSMPHPDRRPDKKERRDLIKFKYSDTE, from the coding sequence ATGAGCAAAGAAACCCAACGTGATGATGATGATAGCGTTCGGCTGGATAAATGGCTTTGGGCTGCCCGGTTTTATAAAACCCGAGCCATCGCGCGGGAAATGGTGGAAGGCGGCAAGATTCATTATAACGGCCAGCGTAGTAAACCAAGCAAGTTGGTGGAACTTAATGCCGAAATCAAACTGCGCCAGGGAAACGACGAGCGCGTCGTTGTCGTTTGTGCGCTTAGTGCTCAACGGCGCTCTGCGACACAAGCACAGGCCATGTATCAGGAAACGCCGGAAAGCATCGAAAAACGTGAAAAACTGGCACAAGCCAGAAAAATGAACACCCTGTCCATGCCACATCCGGATCGGCGCCCGGATAAAAAAGAGCGACGGGATTTGATTAAATTTAAATACAGTGACACGGAATAA
- the yrfG gene encoding GMP/IMP nucleotidase, which yields MSPTFNWNEIDTVLLDMDGTLLDLAFDSYFWLQLVPQSLSAQRGISLEQAKQLITTEYRAVQHTLDWYCFDYWSERLRLDIRQMTSDIGPRARLRDDTAPFLAALRESGRRTILLTNAHPHSLAIKVTHTGLDQHLDLLLSTHTYGYPKEDQRLWHAVQAHTGFNPTRTLFVDDSEPILDAAKAFGIRYCLGVSNPDSGQQEKSFTQHPAMNNYLSLLPAIYQSDSNHHQEHS from the coding sequence ATGAGTCCCACATTTAACTGGAATGAGATTGATACCGTCTTGCTGGATATGGACGGCACCCTGCTTGATCTGGCCTTTGACAGTTACTTTTGGCTGCAACTGGTGCCGCAGTCCCTAAGTGCCCAACGCGGGATAAGCCTTGAACAGGCAAAACAGCTCATCACCACGGAATACCGGGCTGTACAGCATACGCTTGACTGGTACTGTTTCGACTACTGGAGTGAACGGCTGAGGTTGGATATTCGCCAAATGACCAGTGATATCGGCCCGCGGGCTCGTTTGCGTGACGATACCGCGCCATTCCTGGCAGCACTGAGAGAAAGCGGCCGGAGAACTATCCTGCTGACCAATGCGCATCCCCACAGTCTGGCGATAAAAGTCACCCATACCGGCCTTGATCAGCACCTTGATTTATTACTTTCTACCCATACTTATGGGTATCCAAAGGAAGATCAACGTTTATGGCATGCGGTGCAGGCGCATACGGGATTCAACCCGACCAGAACCTTGTTTGTGGACGACAGCGAACCCATTCTGGATGCGGCCAAAGCATTTGGTATCCGCTACTGTCTCGGGGTCAGTAATCCTGACTCCGGCCAGCAGGAAAAAAGTTTCACGCAACACCCAGCCATGAACAATTATCTGTCGCTATTACCGGCTATCTATCAATCGGATTCCAACCACCATCAGGAGCACTCATGA
- a CDS encoding intracellular growth attenuator family protein translates to MSAILIILAVLFTSLITVGGFIGYHMYRRFLFVKHLPVVPSGHRHLTSSERVAVEHYLTLNALDKTILLPLTMSLPLLPQLLPGSRVYPITHSITRYGISTDAPNKWRYYIDTQEIHLPAIWEQYITQNNEIELIKTRSIPLVISFNGHSLTEFVNNPETLSGTEIPIEKAFIRKEENEPTELVTIRKETREEHAIHRSRGIKEAGLLSLAFFMLVFSLNSPLALLPWLAGIACLIALWCCWEWFRPASEKERLEVHCLNGTPQCLGLFGESNQGQFGNISLGNIDLIYPSHWQPYVNYDLGRKTDIDIYLNRQVIRQGQYLSLHNEVKYFPLQRWGRNLLLACGSLVSLVLLVSSVPLDLPLKLSMAWMQGVENIKVTQVGELENKSLHIGDTLEVKGTGMCYVPPINSNDTAPKKNPFTPFDCSAIYWNKAEPLPAPESDIVEKASALLKTVNEQLHPQDTNDGRLSSPLASTIQKSGMILLSNFSDIILKTEDLCEKDDNCVRLKNALTNLGNAKSWNLLVKRARSGALNGMNVVLRPVSAETLESLVNNAADYFYYQEITNAANSLNSPPPGGFLIRSDEGQQFVSYPLPATPIQNYPPAEQWLELQRLSSMLLHTPFKASGVITQISIDANGTRHISLHSEPDAVTLWRYLGSCLLFLLFSVILVVNIVLFAVKHRHSRQRIANIQQYYDRHLVPSTPTFPLIR, encoded by the coding sequence ATGAGCGCAATACTCATCATATTGGCTGTATTGTTTACCAGTCTGATCACCGTCGGGGGTTTCATTGGCTATCATATGTATCGTCGTTTTCTTTTTGTCAAACACTTGCCGGTCGTGCCTTCAGGACATCGTCATCTGACATCGTCAGAGCGTGTCGCTGTGGAACACTACCTGACGCTGAACGCCCTTGATAAAACGATACTCCTGCCGCTGACGATGTCCTTACCTTTGCTTCCACAACTGCTGCCCGGTAGCCGGGTTTATCCCATTACACATAGCATTACCCGCTACGGCATCAGTACCGATGCACCCAATAAATGGCGTTACTACATTGATACCCAGGAAATTCATCTCCCCGCGATTTGGGAACAATACATAACGCAGAATAATGAAATCGAGCTGATCAAGACTCGTTCCATTCCACTGGTTATCTCCTTCAACGGCCACTCCCTGACGGAGTTTGTTAACAACCCGGAGACCCTGTCAGGAACAGAAATCCCCATCGAAAAAGCTTTTATACGAAAAGAAGAAAACGAACCTACCGAACTGGTGACAATTCGCAAGGAAACTCGTGAAGAGCATGCCATTCATCGCTCCCGTGGGATCAAAGAAGCCGGGCTCCTCAGTCTGGCTTTTTTCATGCTGGTATTCAGTCTGAACAGCCCACTGGCGCTACTACCTTGGCTAGCTGGTATTGCGTGTCTGATAGCATTATGGTGCTGTTGGGAATGGTTCCGTCCCGCAAGCGAGAAAGAACGGCTGGAAGTCCATTGTCTGAATGGAACACCACAGTGTCTGGGATTGTTTGGTGAGTCCAATCAAGGTCAGTTCGGTAATATTTCACTCGGTAATATCGACCTCATCTATCCTTCCCACTGGCAACCTTACGTCAATTATGATCTGGGTAGAAAAACCGATATTGATATTTATTTAAATCGGCAGGTTATCCGGCAAGGACAGTACCTGTCATTACACAATGAGGTGAAATACTTTCCGCTACAACGCTGGGGGAGAAATCTGTTACTGGCCTGTGGTTCGTTAGTCAGCCTGGTGCTATTAGTCAGTTCTGTTCCGCTGGATTTGCCACTCAAACTCAGCATGGCCTGGATGCAAGGGGTGGAAAATATCAAAGTGACTCAAGTCGGTGAGCTTGAAAACAAGTCGCTGCACATCGGTGATACTCTAGAAGTTAAAGGTACGGGTATGTGCTACGTCCCACCTATCAATTCAAATGATACTGCGCCCAAAAAGAACCCTTTCACACCATTTGACTGCTCAGCTATCTACTGGAATAAAGCAGAACCACTACCGGCTCCCGAATCAGACATTGTTGAGAAAGCCTCAGCACTGTTAAAAACCGTGAATGAACAGTTGCATCCGCAAGACACCAATGACGGTAGGCTCAGTTCGCCGTTAGCCAGCACTATTCAAAAGTCAGGCATGATTTTACTGAGCAATTTTTCCGACATCATACTGAAAACCGAAGATCTGTGTGAAAAAGATGACAACTGTGTCCGACTGAAAAACGCCTTAACCAACCTGGGTAATGCAAAAAGTTGGAACCTGCTGGTCAAACGTGCCCGTTCTGGCGCATTGAACGGGATGAACGTTGTATTACGGCCTGTCAGTGCCGAAACACTGGAATCTCTGGTGAACAACGCCGCTGACTACTTCTATTATCAGGAAATCACCAACGCCGCCAACTCGTTGAATAGCCCACCGCCCGGCGGTTTTCTGATTCGCAGCGACGAAGGTCAGCAGTTTGTCTCATATCCGTTGCCCGCCACACCGATACAGAATTATCCTCCGGCAGAACAATGGCTGGAGCTTCAGCGCCTATCGTCCATGCTGCTGCATACACCGTTTAAGGCCAGCGGCGTCATTACCCAGATCAGCATTGATGCCAACGGTACCCGCCATATCTCACTACATAGCGAACCCGATGCCGTCACATTGTGGCGTTATCTTGGTTCCTGTCTGCTATTCTTGCTGTTCTCCGTCATTCTGGTGGTGAATATCGTGTTATTCGCTGTCAAACACCGCCACAGTCGACAGAGAATTGCCAATATCCAGCAATACTATGACCGTCATCTGGTGCCATCAACACCCACTTTTCCTCTCATCCGCTAA
- the nudE gene encoding ADP compounds hydrolase NudE: MNSNLQKPKILKVETVARSRLFDVESVDLEFSNGARRVYERMRPSGREAVMIVPVIDDNLLLIHEYAVGIEQYELGFPKGLIDPGETVFEAANRELMEEVGFGAERIDLLATLTMAPSYFSSQMSIVIAHGLYLKSLPGDEPEPMPQVRWPLQNMMALLNEPDFREARNVSALFLAQNWLNQQ, translated from the coding sequence ATGAATAGTAACCTGCAAAAACCCAAAATCCTTAAGGTTGAGACCGTTGCCCGCTCACGTCTGTTTGATGTGGAATCGGTGGATTTGGAGTTCAGCAATGGCGCACGTCGTGTTTATGAACGTATGCGCCCCTCCGGTCGGGAAGCGGTCATGATTGTGCCCGTCATTGACGATAATTTGCTGCTGATTCATGAATACGCTGTCGGTATTGAACAGTATGAACTGGGCTTCCCAAAAGGATTGATTGATCCTGGCGAAACTGTCTTTGAAGCGGCAAATAGAGAGTTGATGGAAGAAGTGGGGTTTGGTGCAGAGCGTATCGATTTGCTGGCAACATTGACGATGGCGCCGTCTTATTTTTCCAGTCAAATGAGCATTGTGATTGCCCATGGCCTTTATCTAAAAAGTCTTCCAGGTGATGAACCTGAACCGATGCCGCAAGTTCGCTGGCCATTGCAAAATATGATGGCATTGCTTAACGAACCGGATTTCCGTGAGGCACGTAACGTTAGTGCTCTGTTTCTTGCTCAGAATTGGTTAAATCAGCAATAA
- the mrcA gene encoding peptidoglycan glycosyltransferase/peptidoglycan DD-transpeptidase MrcA: MKFVKYFFILAVTCILLGAASLYGLYRYIEPQLPDVTTLKDIRLQTPMQVYSADGELIAQFGEKRRLPLKLDQIPPMLIHAFIATEDSRFYEHHGVDPQGIIRAASVALISGHASQGASTITQQLARNFFLSPERTLLRKIKEAFLAIRIEQLLSKDEILELYLNKIYLGYRAYGVGAAAQVYFGRPVDQLTLGEMAMIAGLPKAPSTFNPLYSYDRAVARRNVVLSRMLDENYITQAQYDQARNEKPIADYHAPKISFSASYIAEMVRQEMVKRYGEDAYSDGYKVYTTITKKLQLAAEESLRNNVLAYDMRHGYRGASQRLWSAGMPAWSQEKIVDALKKLPVYGPLFPAVVTEAQADKALTLMADGNQIELPMAGIRWARAYRSDLSQGATPKRVTDVIQAGQQIWVRKVDNDWWLAQIPEVNSALVSLNPNNGAILALVGGFDFNLSKFNRATQALRQVGSNIKPFLYTAAMDKGLTLATILNDAPVTRWDPGAGSDWSPKNSPPVYQGPIRLRQGLGQSKNVVMVRAMRAMGVDYAAKYLQRFGFPAQNIIHTESLALGAASFTPLQVVRGYAVMDNGGYLVDPYFISKIENETGNTLYKATPKIVCNSCDLPVIYGDTPRSAILSDDNMENIATSKEPPVPGSSPVLQPDPITPPEAAMQEANDYAPHVISTPLAFLIKDALNSNIFGGPGWMGTGWRAGKVLKRHDIGGKTGTTNSSKDAWFSGYGPNIVASVWIGFDDHRRDLGRSTFSGAIHDQISGYEGGAKSAQPAWDDFMKAALAGVPEQKTPVPPGIVSVLIDRSSGKLSNGGSNSRLEYFIDGTQPLDYGVHEAGTTLMDNGQSKELF, translated from the coding sequence GTGAAGTTCGTAAAGTATTTTTTCATCCTTGCAGTGACTTGCATCCTGTTGGGAGCTGCCTCGCTATATGGTCTTTATCGCTATATCGAGCCACAATTACCCGATGTCACCACACTGAAAGATATCCGGTTGCAGACACCAATGCAGGTTTACAGTGCTGACGGAGAACTGATTGCCCAGTTCGGTGAAAAACGCCGTCTTCCCCTGAAGCTGGACCAGATACCGCCTATGCTGATCCACGCATTTATTGCCACTGAAGACAGTCGGTTCTACGAACACCATGGTGTAGACCCTCAAGGTATTATCCGGGCCGCATCGGTTGCCCTGATATCTGGCCATGCTTCGCAAGGGGCCAGTACCATTACCCAACAGTTGGCCCGTAACTTCTTCCTGAGCCCGGAACGCACACTGCTGCGTAAAATCAAAGAAGCGTTTCTGGCTATCCGCATCGAGCAATTGCTGAGCAAGGATGAAATCCTTGAGCTATATCTCAACAAAATTTATCTCGGTTATCGCGCCTATGGTGTCGGGGCTGCGGCACAGGTTTATTTCGGCCGCCCCGTAGACCAGCTGACGCTGGGAGAAATGGCGATGATTGCCGGTCTACCTAAAGCGCCTTCTACTTTCAATCCGCTTTACTCTTATGACCGTGCCGTCGCCCGTCGAAATGTGGTTCTGTCTCGCATGCTGGATGAAAACTACATCACTCAGGCACAGTATGATCAGGCTCGTAACGAAAAACCGATTGCGGATTACCACGCACCGAAGATTTCGTTTTCTGCTTCTTACATAGCGGAGATGGTGCGTCAGGAAATGGTCAAACGCTATGGTGAAGATGCATACAGCGATGGCTATAAGGTCTACACCACCATTACAAAAAAACTCCAGCTGGCTGCGGAAGAGTCATTACGTAACAACGTGCTAGCCTATGATATGCGTCACGGTTATCGTGGTGCGAGCCAGAGGTTATGGTCAGCAGGAATGCCAGCCTGGTCGCAAGAAAAAATCGTCGATGCACTAAAAAAACTGCCGGTCTACGGCCCATTATTTCCTGCCGTCGTGACCGAAGCCCAGGCAGATAAGGCCTTGACCCTGATGGCCGATGGGAACCAGATCGAATTACCGATGGCCGGTATACGCTGGGCTCGGGCCTATAGATCTGATCTCTCTCAAGGCGCGACGCCGAAGCGAGTCACCGATGTGATCCAGGCAGGTCAGCAGATTTGGGTAAGAAAAGTGGATAACGACTGGTGGCTGGCACAGATACCGGAAGTAAACTCAGCACTGGTTTCACTCAATCCGAATAATGGCGCTATTCTGGCATTGGTGGGTGGTTTTGACTTTAACCTGAGCAAATTCAACCGTGCCACTCAGGCACTGCGCCAAGTTGGCTCAAACATCAAACCGTTCTTATACACGGCCGCGATGGATAAAGGGTTGACGCTGGCTACCATCCTGAACGACGCTCCCGTCACCCGTTGGGATCCTGGCGCAGGTTCAGACTGGAGCCCCAAAAACTCGCCACCGGTTTATCAAGGCCCTATTCGATTACGTCAGGGACTTGGTCAATCTAAAAACGTTGTCATGGTGCGAGCCATGCGTGCCATGGGTGTCGATTATGCAGCGAAGTACCTGCAACGTTTCGGCTTCCCAGCACAGAACATCATCCATACCGAATCGCTGGCATTGGGTGCCGCGTCCTTCACACCATTGCAAGTTGTCAGAGGTTACGCCGTGATGGACAACGGTGGCTATCTGGTTGACCCTTACTTTATCAGTAAGATAGAAAATGAAACCGGAAATACATTATACAAAGCTACACCGAAGATAGTGTGTAATAGCTGCGACCTACCGGTGATTTATGGTGATACTCCGCGTTCGGCCATATTGTCTGATGACAATATGGAGAATATAGCAACATCGAAGGAACCCCCCGTTCCCGGGAGTTCACCCGTTTTGCAGCCGGATCCCATTACACCACCGGAAGCTGCCATGCAAGAAGCCAATGATTATGCGCCCCATGTTATCAGTACACCGCTAGCGTTTTTGATTAAAGACGCATTGAACAGTAACATTTTTGGCGGGCCAGGCTGGATGGGAACGGGGTGGCGTGCCGGCAAGGTTCTGAAACGCCATGATATTGGAGGCAAAACGGGTACGACCAATAGCTCGAAAGATGCCTGGTTCTCCGGCTATGGTCCGAATATTGTTGCTTCAGTCTGGATAGGGTTTGACGACCATCGTCGCGACCTCGGCCGAAGTACCTTTTCCGGTGCCATCCACGATCAAATTTCCGGTTATGAAGGTGGTGCCAAGAGCGCACAACCAGCGTGGGATGATTTTATGAAAGCCGCACTGGCAGGCGTCCCTGAACAGAAGACACCCGTACCACCGGGGATTGTCAGCGTGCTCATTGATCGTAGCAGCGGCAAGTTGTCAAACGGTGGCAGTAACAGTCGACTGGAATACTTCATTGATGGTACCCAACCATTGGATTATGGCGTTCATGAAGCAGGGACGACATTAATGGACAATGGCCAATCAAAAGAACTGTTTTAG
- the pilM gene encoding pilus assembly protein PilM produces MAYHIWQVGVDIQNGCMRALAVQRCRHGWQLRHWWQFPLPGDTLRSGSLYHADGLCEILRQWRRELPRFISLRVGFPASQILQQRLPQPDKRLREPARGEYIEKMALRKLPVSRDMLALDYRTDPQIADTLLVTAARNAELVAWQDCFSQSGLKPEVMDITPCALRCMAQQAGLLSERLLLHRFDDHWLWTSPLDHPLHFGTFQPEDITDKQALISHLSTCYQMATEEPIYCSSSIADDLSGMSEMLISWSPLVAFHQQHPPLPPMPSAFVIAGGLALRPGDTY; encoded by the coding sequence ATGGCTTACCACATCTGGCAGGTTGGCGTAGATATACAAAATGGCTGCATGCGCGCTTTGGCCGTTCAGCGCTGCCGTCATGGCTGGCAGCTCCGCCATTGGTGGCAATTTCCTTTGCCGGGCGATACGTTACGTTCAGGGAGCCTATACCATGCTGACGGGCTTTGTGAAATTTTGCGTCAGTGGCGCAGAGAACTGCCTCGTTTCATTTCGCTGCGGGTCGGATTTCCTGCATCACAGATATTGCAACAACGTCTACCCCAACCAGACAAACGTCTGCGTGAGCCGGCGCGTGGCGAATATATTGAAAAAATGGCGCTACGGAAACTTCCGGTTAGCCGTGACATGCTGGCACTTGATTATCGTACTGATCCACAAATAGCGGATACGTTATTGGTAACTGCAGCTAGAAACGCAGAGCTGGTCGCTTGGCAGGACTGTTTCAGCCAGTCTGGTCTGAAGCCTGAAGTGATGGATATTACACCCTGTGCGTTACGTTGTATGGCGCAGCAAGCTGGGCTGTTATCTGAACGCCTGCTGTTGCATCGTTTCGACGATCACTGGCTCTGGACCTCGCCGCTGGATCATCCCCTGCATTTCGGCACATTTCAACCTGAAGATATAACTGATAAACAAGCGTTAATTTCACATCTGAGTACCTGCTATCAAATGGCTACTGAAGAGCCCATTTATTGCAGTTCATCCATTGCTGATGATTTATCCGGTATGTCAGAAATGCTGATCTCCTGGTCGCCGCTAGTCGCATTTCACCAGCAGCATCCTCCGTTACCCCCAATGCCTTCAGCATTTGTCATCGCGGGCGGGCTGGCATTACGGCCTGGAGATACTTACTGA
- a CDS encoding PilN domain-containing protein, with protein MLQVNLLPWRKRHIKWRIWQWLILLLLQIAIALLVMTVVVLIQQRQQDAIGTTLREVQVKQAAYETLYRQTRQAWREMEKYQARLANEEQGRRSNQRYEELLMRLPTFMPDSLWLTALSDTGNALHLSGVSSQYDAIIDFTDALAREPFIQQVVLHQTQRSAQDDTLLSFILRLEWRSHDKQKGERQ; from the coding sequence ATGTTGCAGGTTAATCTTTTACCTTGGCGTAAACGACATATCAAATGGCGTATATGGCAATGGCTGATATTACTTTTACTGCAGATTGCCATCGCGCTTCTGGTAATGACAGTCGTTGTCCTTATCCAACAACGGCAGCAGGATGCAATAGGCACCACACTCAGAGAAGTGCAAGTAAAGCAGGCAGCGTATGAAACGCTATACCGACAAACACGACAGGCGTGGCGTGAGATGGAGAAATATCAGGCTCGGTTAGCCAACGAGGAACAGGGGCGCCGTAGCAATCAGCGTTATGAGGAATTATTGATGCGTCTGCCTACTTTCATGCCGGATTCCCTATGGTTGACCGCATTGAGTGATACCGGTAATGCGTTACATCTTTCAGGTGTCAGCAGTCAGTATGACGCTATTATCGATTTTACGGATGCACTGGCTCGTGAGCCGTTTATCCAGCAGGTTGTGTTACATCAGACTCAGCGTTCAGCACAGGACGATACGCTGCTCAGTTTTATATTGCGGCTTGAATGGCGTAGCCACGATAAGCAGAAAGGAGAGCGCCAGTGA
- a CDS encoding DUF2531 domain-containing protein, protein MNGYTRWVVMVAWLGMGNGNASDISGRDPFLPAVKVSCNEVSPSSLWTLRGLVGDATQWVGWLERPEKPWLRIKYGDLIQPEGLQVVRLDKTGVVFRVNEAQAHCGETEIMLASPFANKESKHG, encoded by the coding sequence ATGAACGGATATACGCGGTGGGTAGTGATGGTCGCATGGCTTGGCATGGGGAATGGCAATGCGTCAGATATCAGTGGGCGAGATCCTTTCTTGCCAGCAGTCAAAGTCAGCTGTAATGAGGTAAGTCCATCGTCTTTATGGACGTTGAGAGGGCTTGTTGGCGATGCAACACAATGGGTGGGATGGCTGGAGCGACCAGAAAAACCGTGGTTGCGTATCAAGTATGGAGACCTTATCCAGCCAGAAGGTCTCCAGGTTGTAAGGTTAGATAAAACAGGTGTGGTATTCCGTGTCAACGAAGCGCAGGCGCATTGTGGAGAGACTGAAATCATGCTGGCTTCACCCTTTGCTAACAAGGAATCGAAGCATGGGTGA
- the aroK gene encoding shikimate kinase AroK, which translates to MAEKRNIFLVGPMGAGKSTIGRQLAQQLNMEFFDSDQEIERRTGADVGWVFDLEGEEGFRDREEKVINELTEKQGIVLATGGGSIKSRETRNRLSARGVVVYLETTIEKQLARTQRDKKRPLLHVETQPREVLEMLAKERNPLYEEIADVTIRTDEQSAKVVANQIISMLENN; encoded by the coding sequence ATGGCAGAGAAACGCAATATCTTTCTGGTTGGGCCTATGGGTGCCGGCAAAAGCACTATTGGCCGTCAGTTAGCTCAGCAACTCAATATGGAGTTCTTCGACTCCGATCAAGAAATTGAGCGACGCACTGGGGCTGATGTGGGTTGGGTATTCGATTTGGAAGGCGAAGAAGGCTTCCGTGATCGTGAAGAGAAAGTCATTAATGAATTGACGGAAAAGCAAGGGATCGTCCTGGCGACAGGCGGGGGCTCAATAAAGTCGCGCGAGACTCGCAATCGGCTTTCTGCGCGGGGCGTCGTCGTTTATCTAGAAACAACCATTGAGAAGCAACTGGCTCGCACACAGCGCGATAAAAAACGGCCGTTGCTTCATGTCGAGACACAACCGCGAGAAGTGTTGGAAATGTTGGCGAAAGAACGTAATCCTTTGTATGAAGAAATCGCTGATGTCACTATTCGCACCGATGAACAAAGCGCTAAGGTAGTTGCTAACCAGATTATTAGTATGCTGGAAAACAACTGA
- the aroB gene encoding 3-dehydroquinate synthase, with translation MERITVTLGERSYPITIAAGLFNDPASFLPLKAGDQVMLVTNETLAPLYLDTVRDVLVKNSIRVDQVILPDGEQYKSLAILDQVFSALLAKPHGRDTTLIALGGGVIGDLTGFAAASYQRGVRFIQVPTTLLSQVDSSVGGKTAVNHPLGKNMIGAFYQPASVVIDLNCLKTLPARELSSGLAEVIKYGIILDYAFFEWLELNIETVCKLQDASLAYCIRRCCELKAEVVAADERETGLRALLNLGHTYGHAIEAEMGYGNWLHGEAVAAGIMMAAHTARRLGQFSSSDVERVKLLLSRAGLPVHGPQQMAPESYLPHMMRDKKVLAGELRLVLPTAIGQSEVCSGVPHELVLASIADCLP, from the coding sequence ATGGAAAGAATTACCGTAACGCTGGGGGAGCGTAGCTACCCGATTACGATAGCCGCTGGGTTGTTTAATGACCCTGCTTCTTTTCTGCCGCTGAAAGCGGGCGATCAAGTAATGTTGGTGACCAATGAAACGTTGGCACCGTTATACCTTGATACTGTGCGTGATGTGTTGGTAAAGAATAGTATACGGGTTGACCAGGTTATTTTGCCAGACGGTGAGCAGTACAAATCACTGGCGATACTGGACCAGGTTTTCTCAGCGCTACTGGCTAAACCTCATGGCCGGGATACTACGTTGATCGCACTGGGTGGCGGCGTAATTGGTGACCTTACCGGTTTTGCCGCTGCCAGCTATCAACGTGGCGTACGCTTTATCCAGGTCCCTACCACATTACTATCTCAGGTTGACTCTTCTGTGGGCGGTAAAACAGCTGTTAATCACCCGCTGGGGAAGAATATGATCGGGGCCTTTTATCAGCCAGCTTCGGTGGTGATAGACCTCAACTGTCTGAAAACGTTACCTGCGCGGGAGCTTTCTTCCGGTCTGGCCGAAGTGATCAAATATGGCATTATCCTTGATTATGCGTTCTTTGAGTGGCTGGAGCTGAATATTGAGACAGTGTGCAAGCTTCAGGATGCATCACTGGCTTATTGTATTCGTCGCTGCTGTGAGCTGAAGGCAGAAGTGGTAGCTGCAGATGAACGTGAAACAGGTCTGCGTGCCTTATTGAATTTAGGCCATACTTATGGACATGCCATTGAAGCGGAAATGGGTTATGGCAACTGGCTGCATGGTGAGGCAGTCGCGGCAGGAATCATGATGGCAGCTCATACTGCCAGACGTCTTGGGCAGTTTTCTTCCTCTGACGTAGAGCGTGTCAAATTGTTATTGTCACGTGCCGGGTTGCCGGTTCATGGCCCTCAGCAAATGGCCCCTGAATCTTATTTGCCACATATGATGCGGGATAAAAAAGTACTGGCGGGGGAACTGCGTTTGGTGTTGCCAACCGCTATTGGTCAATCTGAAGTGTGCAGCGGTGTTCCCCATGAGCTTGTTCTGGCGTCAATTGCAGATTGTCTTCCCTGA